In Massilistercora timonensis, the following are encoded in one genomic region:
- a CDS encoding methylated-DNA--[protein]-cysteine S-methyltransferase translates to MQYISHYRSPIGNILLAADEIGLTGLWFEGQKYFALHLDKEHEEKEIPIFEKVKEWLDIYFSGKEPDFTVSLHFTGTDFQNEVWEILCTIPYGQTIAYGEIAKQIAAKKGLPRMSAQAVGGAVGHNEISIIVPCHRVVGTNGSLTGYAGGIEKKVELLKLENVDIKQFSIPRKGTAYGIFYRYPCCDQE, encoded by the coding sequence ATGCAGTACATCAGTCATTACCGCTCACCTATCGGGAATATATTATTGGCTGCCGATGAGATTGGCCTGACCGGTCTCTGGTTTGAGGGGCAAAAATATTTTGCCCTCCATCTGGACAAAGAACATGAGGAAAAAGAAATTCCCATTTTTGAAAAAGTAAAAGAGTGGCTTGATATTTACTTTTCTGGAAAAGAGCCGGACTTTACTGTATCGCTTCATTTTACAGGAACAGACTTTCAAAATGAGGTATGGGAAATCCTCTGTACCATTCCATACGGCCAGACGATTGCCTACGGGGAAATTGCAAAGCAGATCGCCGCCAAGAAGGGATTGCCGCGTATGTCAGCACAGGCTGTAGGCGGCGCGGTAGGCCACAATGAAATCTCAATTATTGTACCTTGTCATCGTGTCGTGGGGACAAATGGCAGCCTTACCGGATATGCAGGCGGTATAGAGAAAAAAGTGGAACTATTGAAGTTGGAAAACGTGGATATAAAACAATTTTCTATCCCCAGGAAAGGGACAGCATATGGAATATTTTATAGATATCCATGTTGTGATCAAGAATGA
- a CDS encoding beta-ketoacyl-ACP synthase III produces the protein MAGIICGTGSYIPEYTMDNNDIARLVETSDEWIRERTGVVKRHIIQDETTVSMASEAGRRALENGGVSPEEVDLILVATISSNVVLPGTACLVQKELGAVNAVCFDVGGAACTGFVLAYNTAEAYLESGIYRTALVIGSESLSCITNWKDRGTCILFGDGAGAAVVRRDERRLYLPAAHTDGARGEALTCQSRCEANGLTRELDPEAMVDEAHFMQMDGQAVFKFAVKRVPEVIREVLERNHLEAKDIDYYIVHQANKRIIESVAKRLGEPVEKFPMNLQEYGNTSSASIPILLDELNRAGTLKSGQRLVLAGFGAGLTWGANIIDWR, from the coding sequence ATGGCTGGAATCATATGCGGAACCGGATCTTACATACCGGAATATACAATGGACAACAATGATATCGCCAGGCTGGTGGAGACCAGCGACGAGTGGATCCGGGAGCGCACAGGCGTGGTGAAGCGCCATATCATCCAGGATGAGACTACTGTATCCATGGCAAGTGAAGCCGGACGGAGAGCTCTTGAGAACGGGGGCGTGTCGCCGGAGGAGGTTGACCTTATCCTGGTGGCCACCATTTCTTCCAACGTGGTCCTGCCGGGGACAGCCTGTCTGGTCCAGAAGGAGCTGGGAGCGGTGAACGCGGTATGCTTTGACGTCGGCGGGGCTGCCTGCACCGGATTCGTGCTGGCCTACAATACGGCGGAGGCCTATCTGGAGAGTGGGATATACCGGACTGCCCTGGTGATCGGAAGCGAAAGCCTTTCCTGCATTACAAACTGGAAGGACCGGGGGACCTGTATCCTCTTTGGCGACGGGGCGGGAGCCGCCGTGGTGCGAAGGGATGAGAGAAGGCTCTACCTGCCTGCGGCTCACACGGACGGAGCCAGGGGAGAGGCCCTTACCTGCCAGAGTCGCTGCGAGGCCAACGGCCTGACCAGGGAGCTGGATCCGGAGGCCATGGTGGATGAAGCCCATTTCATGCAGATGGACGGCCAGGCGGTGTTCAAGTTCGCGGTCAAGCGGGTGCCGGAGGTGATCCGGGAGGTGCTGGAGCGCAATCATCTGGAGGCTAAGGACATTGATTACTACATTGTCCATCAGGCCAACAAGCGGATCATTGAATCTGTGGCAAAGCGGCTGGGAGAGCCGGTGGAGAAATTCCCCATGAACCTGCAGGAATACGGCAACACTTCCTCGGCCAGCATTCCCATCCTTCTGGATGAGCTGAACCGGGCCGGAACATTAAAAAGCGGCCAGCGGCTGGTGCTGGCGGGATTTGGCGCAGGGCTTACCTGGGGCGCCAACATTATTGACTGGAGATAA
- the sdaAB gene encoding L-serine ammonia-lyase, iron-sulfur-dependent subunit beta, with the protein MGNIFDILGPVMVGPSSSHTAGAVRIGLIARQLFGRRPDKATVYLHGSFADTGKGHGTDKALIAGLLGMKPDDLRIPDSFQIAKEAGMEFTISPKDMRDAHPNTAQIIMEKEGVKPMKIQAFSIGGGRIRVSKMDDIDVNFSGESNTLIVRNEDKPGRITEVSTTLSKENINIATMQVFRDKRGGMAVMVLEIDQPVSEAVIKELESKDGILKVTFLNVNG; encoded by the coding sequence ATGGGAAACATATTTGACATTCTGGGGCCGGTAATGGTAGGCCCGTCCAGTTCCCACACGGCAGGGGCCGTGCGCATCGGACTGATCGCCAGACAGCTTTTTGGCAGGAGACCGGACAAGGCGACTGTCTATCTGCACGGTTCTTTCGCGGATACGGGGAAGGGACATGGAACTGACAAAGCGCTGATCGCCGGGCTTCTGGGGATGAAGCCGGATGATCTGCGGATCCCGGACAGCTTCCAGATCGCGAAGGAAGCGGGCATGGAATTCACCATTTCGCCGAAAGACATGCGGGACGCCCACCCCAATACTGCGCAGATCATCATGGAGAAGGAAGGCGTAAAGCCCATGAAGATCCAGGCGTTCTCCATCGGCGGCGGCCGGATCCGGGTCAGCAAGATGGACGATATCGACGTGAACTTCAGCGGCGAGAGCAATACGCTGATCGTGCGCAATGAGGACAAGCCGGGGCGGATCACGGAGGTTTCCACGACGCTTAGCAAGGAAAATATCAATATCGCCACCATGCAGGTGTTCCGGGACAAGCGGGGCGGCATGGCAGTGATGGTGCTGGAGATCGACCAGCCGGTATCGGAGGCTGTGATCAAGGAGCTGGAGAGCAAGGACGGGATCCTGAAGGTGACCTTCCTGAATGTAAACGGATAA
- a CDS encoding type II toxin-antitoxin system HicB family antitoxin, translating to MLSVYPACFFKESNGYSVIFPDLNYLSTCGDTLDEALKMAVDCLAGYLYTCKRKGEEVPAPSPISAVDAEEVAKELEFSPGENPDDSFVNMIIVDVDEYAKNHFEKSVKKTLSIPSWLNDIALKNGVNFSQILQEALMAKLNLK from the coding sequence ATGTTGTCTGTATATCCTGCGTGTTTTTTCAAAGAAAGTAACGGCTACTCTGTCATCTTCCCGGATCTCAATTATTTATCGACCTGCGGAGATACCTTGGATGAAGCGTTGAAAATGGCTGTCGACTGCCTTGCCGGCTATCTTTATACCTGCAAGCGCAAAGGTGAAGAAGTTCCGGCTCCATCTCCTATATCTGCAGTAGACGCCGAAGAAGTTGCAAAAGAACTTGAATTTTCACCTGGCGAAAATCCAGATGATTCCTTTGTGAATATGATCATTGTTGATGTAGATGAATATGCGAAAAATCATTTTGAGAAATCTGTAAAAAAGACCCTCTCTATTCCTTCATGGCTGAACGATATTGCTCTGAAAAACGGAGTGAATTTTTCGCAGATTCTTCAGGAAGCGCTTATGGCAAAATTAAACCTCAAATAG
- a CDS encoding RNHCP domain-containing protein, producing the protein MNRENKRKQFEKGYYKTHSCKDSFTCKVCGRLVVSAGAGSDHRNHCPNCLSSLHLDIEPGDREADCGGIMDPVGVWVRKNGEWAIIHRCRRCGHLSSNRVAADDNPMKLMSIAMKPLSQPPFPLEKIEEMTALMGGDGQMYAK; encoded by the coding sequence ATGAATCGAGAGAATAAGCGAAAACAATTTGAAAAAGGTTATTATAAAACACATAGCTGTAAAGACAGCTTTACTTGTAAAGTATGCGGCAGACTTGTGGTATCTGCCGGGGCGGGAAGTGACCACAGAAACCATTGCCCCAACTGTCTGAGCAGCTTACATTTGGATATTGAACCGGGAGACAGAGAAGCTGATTGCGGAGGTATTATGGATCCGGTGGGAGTATGGGTTAGAAAGAATGGGGAGTGGGCCATCATCCATCGTTGCCGCAGATGTGGACATTTAAGCTCCAATCGTGTGGCGGCAGATGATAATCCTATGAAATTGATGTCGATTGCAATGAAACCACTTTCCCAACCGCCTTTTCCATTAGAAAAAATTGAAGAAATGACGGCACTAATGGGTGGCGATGGACAGATGTATGCAAAATAG
- the acpP gene encoding acyl carrier protein, producing the protein MLEQIKELVADKLGADAEAITEKTSFKEDLGADSLDLFELVMGLEDEFGIEIPTDDLEQITTVGDVINYINEHK; encoded by the coding sequence ATGTTAGAGCAGATCAAAGAACTGGTAGCAGACAAACTGGGAGCAGATGCAGAGGCGATCACAGAAAAGACCAGCTTCAAGGAAGACCTGGGAGCAGATTCCCTGGACCTTTTCGAACTGGTGATGGGACTGGAAGACGAATTTGGCATCGAGATCCCTACCGATGATCTGGAGCAGATCACCACAGTAGGCGATGTGATCAACTATATCAACGAGCACAAATAA
- a CDS encoding DUF4317 domain-containing protein produces MNKKEVLEIRRQFSPDNCAITRICGCYVDHEKEKKMEFKKAFLSLPEEEAFKYFDIFRHTLSGTLGKNLINMEFPLEQEVPGGTQEFLLKLRDSRLEDDLLTEEFYDKVIENYDYAENYFIILIHAVYDVPGKASDGLEMFDASDTVYEHILCSICPVNLSKAGLSYNAQTNSIEDRIRDWLVDDPVKGFLFPAFQDRASNIHQVLYYSKKPEELQPGFITNVLGSAVPLTAKDQKTTFQSVISETLGEDCDYEVVRNIHENLNEMLEEAKETPEPLELSRPDVRRLLERSGAPEEKLASFDREFEETVGEKNTLLASNIASVRSFQVETPDVIVKVNPERSDLVEIREIDGRRCLVIAVDDHLEVNGIEVRK; encoded by the coding sequence ATGAATAAGAAAGAAGTACTAGAGATCCGCCGGCAGTTTTCCCCGGACAACTGCGCCATCACCCGCATCTGCGGCTGTTACGTGGATCATGAAAAAGAAAAGAAAATGGAGTTCAAGAAGGCCTTCCTGTCCCTTCCGGAAGAAGAAGCCTTCAAATATTTCGACATTTTTCGACACACCCTGTCCGGGACCCTGGGCAAAAATCTGATCAATATGGAATTCCCCCTGGAGCAGGAAGTACCGGGCGGCACCCAGGAATTCCTCTTGAAGCTGCGGGACAGCCGGCTGGAAGACGATCTTCTGACCGAGGAATTCTACGACAAAGTAATTGAAAACTACGACTACGCCGAGAACTATTTCATCATCCTGATCCACGCCGTGTACGATGTGCCCGGCAAGGCCTCCGACGGCCTGGAGATGTTCGATGCCTCGGATACCGTCTACGAGCACATCCTGTGCAGTATCTGCCCGGTCAACTTAAGCAAGGCAGGCTTAAGCTACAACGCCCAGACCAACAGTATTGAAGACCGGATCCGGGACTGGCTGGTAGACGATCCCGTCAAGGGCTTCCTCTTCCCCGCCTTCCAGGACCGCGCCTCCAACATCCATCAGGTGCTGTATTATTCCAAGAAGCCGGAAGAGCTGCAGCCAGGCTTCATCACCAATGTGCTGGGAAGCGCCGTCCCCCTGACCGCCAAAGACCAGAAGACTACCTTCCAGTCTGTGATCAGCGAAACCCTGGGGGAGGACTGCGACTATGAAGTGGTCCGCAATATCCACGAGAACCTTAACGAAATGCTGGAGGAAGCCAAAGAAACCCCGGAACCTCTGGAATTATCCCGCCCGGACGTCCGGCGGCTTCTGGAGCGAAGCGGCGCGCCGGAAGAGAAACTTGCTTCCTTCGACCGGGAATTTGAAGAGACCGTGGGGGAGAAAAATACCCTTCTGGCCTCCAACATCGCCAGCGTGCGCAGCTTCCAGGTGGAGACCCCGGACGTGATCGTGAAAGTCAACCCGGAGCGCTCCGACCTGGTGGAGATCCGTGAGATCGACGGCCGCCGCTGCCTGGTGATCGCCGTGGACGACCATCTGGAAGTCAACGGCATTGAAGTGCGAAAATAA
- the fabD gene encoding ACP S-malonyltransferase, giving the protein MSKIAFIYPGQGAQKAGMGRDFYQNSPLAAKLYDEASQALGLDMKALCFEENEKLDLTEYTQAALVTTCLAMTAVLKEQGITPDITAGLSLGEYAAIAAAGGMDPMDAIRLVRKRGILMQNTVPAGVGAMCAVMALDAARIEEVLEGMADVTIANYNCPGQIVITGRTENVEKAAEKLREAGAKRTIMLNVSGPFHSPLLKAAGEELAEELEKVTLHPLAVPYVTNVTAGTVEDIGKTRELLAEQVSSPVRWMQSMEAMIADGVDTFVEIGPGKTLAGFLKKISRDVTVYNVGTWEDVEKVKGALC; this is encoded by the coding sequence ATGAGTAAGATTGCTTTTATCTACCCGGGACAGGGAGCGCAGAAAGCCGGAATGGGCAGGGATTTCTACCAGAACAGCCCGCTGGCGGCAAAACTCTATGATGAGGCTTCCCAGGCGCTGGGGCTGGATATGAAGGCGCTGTGCTTTGAGGAAAATGAGAAGCTTGACCTTACTGAATATACACAGGCGGCGCTGGTCACCACTTGCCTTGCCATGACGGCAGTTTTAAAAGAGCAGGGGATCACGCCGGATATTACCGCAGGCTTAAGCCTGGGAGAATACGCTGCCATCGCGGCGGCCGGGGGGATGGATCCCATGGACGCCATCCGTCTGGTGCGGAAAAGAGGGATCCTGATGCAGAACACGGTTCCAGCAGGAGTGGGAGCCATGTGCGCGGTGATGGCCCTTGACGCGGCCAGGATCGAAGAGGTCCTGGAGGGAATGGCGGATGTGACCATCGCCAACTACAACTGTCCGGGGCAGATCGTGATCACAGGCAGGACAGAAAATGTAGAGAAAGCGGCGGAAAAACTCCGGGAAGCCGGGGCGAAGCGAACCATCATGCTGAATGTAAGCGGCCCCTTCCACTCGCCTTTGCTTAAGGCGGCCGGGGAGGAACTGGCAGAAGAACTGGAGAAAGTAACCCTTCATCCCCTTGCGGTTCCCTATGTCACCAACGTGACAGCCGGAACGGTGGAGGATATTGGGAAAACCCGGGAGCTTCTGGCAGAGCAGGTCAGCTCTCCGGTGCGCTGGATGCAGAGCATGGAGGCCATGATCGCCGACGGGGTGGACACCTTCGTGGAGATCGGGCCCGGGAAAACCCTGGCCGGTTTCTTAAAGAAGATCAGCCGGGACGTGACCGTCTATAATGTAGGAACCTGGGAAGACGTGGAGAAGGTGAAAGGAGCATTATGTTAG
- a CDS encoding MarR family transcriptional regulator, whose product MHYLHATEYTHLSGGINSLYHEMAVKMGLSDSVMNILYVICEKKDRCLQSEISKLTGISRQTINSAIRNLKKDGIVYLEQGHGRNTIVCLTEKGKKISEEKIFPIFEIENKIWNEWTAEEQQQYLMLTQKYRDGLQKYVNLFFDTALPLKE is encoded by the coding sequence ATGCACTATTTACACGCAACGGAATACACGCATTTATCCGGGGGAATCAATTCACTTTACCACGAAATGGCAGTTAAAATGGGACTTTCCGATAGTGTTATGAATATTTTATATGTCATTTGCGAGAAAAAGGACAGGTGCCTTCAAAGTGAAATCAGCAAGCTAACCGGTATTAGCCGTCAGACAATAAATTCTGCGATCCGTAATTTAAAGAAAGACGGAATCGTATATCTGGAACAAGGTCATGGACGAAATACTATTGTTTGCTTAACTGAAAAGGGGAAGAAAATTTCAGAAGAAAAAATATTTCCCATATTTGAAATTGAAAATAAAATTTGGAATGAATGGACAGCCGAAGAGCAGCAGCAATATCTGATGCTTACACAAAAATATCGTGACGGATTGCAAAAATATGTAAATCTGTTTTTTGATACAGCGCTGCCCTTAAAGGAGTAG
- the sdaAA gene encoding L-serine ammonia-lyase, iron-sulfur-dependent, subunit alpha: MSYQSMEEAYARCERDGIPFWKAVQLEDAEERDVALEDSWKEMKGMWQAMLDGLDNYDPNLVSRSGLVGKEGGLMEEYQKAGDTLCGDFMAKVMTNALKMGCNNACMKRIVAAPTAGACGVLPAVLVTYYKEYQVPEEKMIEAMYVAAGIGQIIANRAYLAGASGGCQAEIGSGSGMAAGAICYVRGGTPQQIGHACAMALKNLMGLVCDPVGGLVEVPCVKRNVGGAVNALAAADMALAGITSKIPVDQVIDAMKEVGDKMDLTLKETGKGGVAATEEALKVLERLDM; the protein is encoded by the coding sequence ATGTCATATCAATCAATGGAAGAGGCGTATGCCAGATGTGAGCGGGACGGGATCCCATTCTGGAAGGCCGTACAGCTGGAGGACGCCGAGGAAAGAGACGTGGCTTTGGAAGATTCCTGGAAGGAAATGAAGGGAATGTGGCAGGCTATGCTGGACGGACTGGACAATTATGATCCCAATCTGGTGTCCAGAAGCGGCCTGGTAGGAAAAGAGGGCGGCCTGATGGAGGAGTATCAGAAGGCCGGCGACACCCTGTGCGGAGATTTTATGGCCAAGGTGATGACCAACGCCCTGAAGATGGGCTGCAACAATGCCTGTATGAAACGGATCGTGGCGGCGCCCACAGCGGGGGCCTGCGGTGTGCTTCCGGCGGTGCTGGTTACCTATTATAAAGAATATCAGGTTCCGGAGGAAAAGATGATCGAGGCCATGTACGTGGCGGCGGGGATCGGGCAGATCATCGCCAACCGGGCGTATCTGGCGGGAGCGTCCGGCGGCTGCCAGGCGGAGATCGGATCCGGTTCCGGGATGGCCGCGGGAGCCATCTGCTATGTAAGAGGGGGAACCCCTCAGCAGATCGGCCATGCCTGCGCTATGGCGCTTAAGAACCTGATGGGACTGGTCTGTGATCCGGTGGGCGGCCTGGTGGAGGTGCCCTGTGTGAAGAGAAATGTAGGCGGCGCTGTGAACGCGCTGGCTGCGGCAGACATGGCCCTTGCCGGGATCACCAGCAAGATCCCGGTGGACCAGGTGATCGACGCTATGAAGGAAGTGGGAGACAAGATGGACCTCACCCTGAAGGAGACCGGCAAGGGCGGCGTGGCTGCCACTGAGGAAGCCCTCAAGGTCCTGGAACGGCTGGATATGTAA
- the fabF gene encoding beta-ketoacyl-ACP synthase II → MKRRVVVTGLGAVTPIGNTVEEFWAGIRAGKVGIGEITRFDTTDYKVKVAAEVKDFVAKERMDFKAARRMEPFSQYAVAAALEAYEDSGLDISKEDPFRAGVIVGSGIGSLQEVEREYEKILSRGPSRVNPLMVPLMISNMAAGNISIQLGFKGKCTSVVTACATGTNCIGDALRAIQYGDADIMLAGGTESCICPTGVAGFTSLTALSTSTDPMRASIPFDKDRNGFVLGEGAGVVILEELEHAKNRGAKIYAELCGYGATGDAYHITSPAEDGSGAAKAMTLAMEEGGVTPAEVDYINAHGTSTHHNDLFETRAIKAAFGEAAGDVVINSTKSMIGHLLGAAGGVEFITCVKTIQDGFIHQTMGTKEADEECDLNYAIGAPVEKEVRCALTNSLGFGGHNATLLLKKYEG, encoded by the coding sequence ATGAAAAGAAGGGTCGTAGTGACAGGACTGGGGGCGGTGACGCCCATCGGAAATACAGTAGAAGAGTTCTGGGCCGGTATCCGGGCAGGAAAAGTGGGGATCGGGGAGATCACCAGATTTGACACCACCGATTACAAGGTCAAGGTTGCGGCGGAAGTCAAAGATTTCGTGGCAAAAGAGCGGATGGACTTCAAGGCCGCCCGCCGGATGGAACCATTTTCCCAGTACGCGGTAGCCGCGGCGCTGGAGGCTTATGAGGATTCCGGGCTGGATATCAGCAAGGAAGATCCCTTCCGTGCAGGCGTGATCGTCGGTTCCGGCATCGGAAGCCTGCAGGAAGTGGAGCGGGAGTACGAGAAGATCCTGTCCAGAGGACCTTCCAGAGTCAATCCTCTGATGGTGCCGCTGATGATCTCCAACATGGCGGCGGGAAATATCTCCATCCAGCTGGGATTCAAGGGAAAATGTACCAGCGTGGTGACCGCCTGCGCCACCGGCACCAACTGTATCGGAGACGCCCTGCGGGCCATCCAGTACGGAGACGCGGACATTATGCTGGCAGGCGGGACCGAGAGCTGTATCTGCCCGACCGGAGTGGCGGGATTCACCAGCCTGACGGCGCTGTCCACCAGTACCGATCCCATGCGGGCCTCCATTCCATTTGACAAGGACCGGAACGGCTTCGTCCTGGGCGAGGGAGCTGGCGTGGTCATCCTGGAGGAGCTGGAACACGCGAAGAACCGGGGGGCGAAGATCTACGCAGAGCTGTGCGGATACGGAGCCACCGGGGACGCTTATCACATCACTTCTCCGGCGGAAGACGGAAGCGGGGCGGCCAAAGCCATGACCCTTGCCATGGAAGAAGGGGGCGTCACCCCGGCGGAAGTGGATTACATCAACGCCCACGGGACCAGCACCCATCACAACGACCTTTTCGAGACTCGGGCCATCAAGGCGGCTTTTGGCGAAGCAGCCGGGGACGTGGTCATCAACTCTACCAAGTCCATGATCGGCCATCTTCTGGGGGCGGCCGGCGGCGTGGAGTTTATCACCTGTGTGAAGACCATCCAGGACGGGTTCATCCATCAGACCATGGGGACTAAAGAGGCGGACGAGGAGTGCGATCTTAATTACGCCATCGGCGCCCCGGTGGAGAAGGAAGTCCGCTGCGCGCTGACCAATTCCCTGGGATTCGGCGGACACAACGCCACGCTGCTTTTGAAGAAATATGAAGGGTAG
- the accB gene encoding acetyl-CoA carboxylase biotin carboxyl carrier protein encodes MEFENLIKLINTVSASELTGFKYEEKGLKLQMSKGDGEVKVVAAPAAPLPAAPLPAGPAPAPAAEAPAPLKEETEEAAKPGKIVESPLVGTFYAAPAEDAEPFVTVGSAVKKGQTLAIVEAMKLMNEIESDYDGTVAEILVENGQPVEYGQPLFRIC; translated from the coding sequence ATGGAATTTGAAAATCTGATAAAACTGATCAACACCGTGTCCGCCTCAGAGCTGACCGGATTCAAATATGAGGAAAAAGGGCTGAAGCTTCAGATGAGCAAGGGAGACGGGGAAGTAAAGGTGGTAGCCGCACCTGCTGCGCCGCTGCCGGCAGCGCCCCTTCCGGCAGGACCTGCGCCCGCACCTGCGGCGGAAGCGCCTGCGCCTCTTAAGGAGGAGACAGAAGAGGCCGCAAAGCCGGGCAAGATAGTGGAATCTCCCCTGGTGGGAACCTTCTACGCAGCTCCCGCAGAAGACGCAGAGCCCTTTGTAACCGTAGGGAGCGCCGTGAAGAAAGGGCAGACCCTGGCCATTGTGGAAGCCATGAAGCTGATGAACGAGATCGAGAGCGACTACGACGGCACCGTCGCGGAGATCCTGGTGGAAAACGGCCAGCCGGTAGAGTACGGCCAGCCCCTTTTCCGGATTTGTTAG
- the fabG gene encoding 3-oxoacyl-[acyl-carrier-protein] reductase, whose translation MLAGKIAVVTGASRGIGRAIAIRLAGEGATVVINYNGSKEKAEEVKQEIEGAGGKAAVCQCNVADFDQCQAFIQKVIDEFGRIDILVNNAGITRDGLLMKMSEEDFDQVIETNLKGAFHTIRFASRQMLRQKSGRIINLSSVVGVTGNAGQANYAASKAGVIGLTKSAARELASRGITVNAIAPGFIETDMTSVLSEKVKEGAAAGIPLGAFGKPEDVAAAAAFLASDEAGYITGQVLHVDGGMVM comes from the coding sequence ATGTTAGCAGGAAAGATCGCAGTCGTAACCGGAGCCTCCAGAGGGATTGGCAGAGCTATCGCCATCCGTCTGGCAGGAGAAGGAGCGACGGTAGTTATCAATTACAATGGTTCAAAGGAAAAGGCAGAGGAAGTAAAGCAGGAGATCGAAGGAGCCGGCGGGAAAGCGGCGGTATGCCAGTGCAACGTGGCGGATTTCGATCAGTGCCAGGCATTCATCCAGAAGGTGATCGATGAGTTTGGGCGGATCGACATCCTGGTGAACAACGCAGGGATCACCCGGGACGGTCTTCTGATGAAGATGTCGGAGGAAGATTTCGATCAGGTGATCGAGACCAATCTGAAGGGAGCCTTCCATACCATCCGGTTTGCCTCCCGTCAGATGCTGCGGCAGAAAAGCGGCAGGATCATCAATCTGTCCTCTGTTGTAGGGGTGACAGGAAATGCAGGCCAGGCCAATTATGCGGCCTCCAAGGCAGGAGTCATCGGACTGACCAAATCCGCGGCCAGAGAGCTGGCCTCCCGGGGGATCACTGTGAATGCCATTGCCCCCGGATTTATCGAGACGGATATGACCAGCGTGCTGTCTGAGAAGGTGAAGGAAGGCGCGGCGGCGGGGATCCCGCTGGGAGCCTTTGGAAAGCCGGAGGACGTGGCGGCGGCAGCGGCATTTCTTGCCTCTGACGAAGCAGGATACATCACTGGCCAGGTACTTCACGTAGACGGCGGAATGGTAATGTAA
- the fabK gene encoding enoyl-[acyl-carrier-protein] reductase FabK, whose product MQTEVTRLLGIQYPIIQGGMAWVAEYHLAAGVSNAGGLGLIGAASAPAEWVREQIREARKLTDKPFGVNIMLMSPYADQVAKVVAEEGVKVVTTGAGNPEKYMEMWKAAGVKVIPVVASVALARRMERCGADAVVAEGCEAGGHIGENTTMVLVPQIVDAVNIPVIAAGGIADGRGIAAAFMLGASGVQMGTHFVVTDESQVHENYKDRIIKAKDIDSRVTGRTTGHPVRALRNEMTRKYLELENQGASFEELEQLTLGGLRRAVVDGDVKNGSVMAGQIAGMVKERMSCKDLIGKLVRETDELIGGKGFYE is encoded by the coding sequence ATGCAGACAGAAGTGACCAGATTATTAGGAATCCAATATCCCATCATCCAGGGCGGAATGGCCTGGGTGGCGGAGTATCACCTGGCGGCAGGCGTTTCCAACGCAGGCGGCCTGGGCCTTATCGGAGCGGCCAGCGCGCCGGCGGAGTGGGTGAGAGAGCAGATCCGGGAAGCCCGGAAGCTGACGGATAAGCCCTTTGGCGTCAACATCATGCTAATGAGTCCTTACGCGGACCAGGTGGCGAAGGTAGTGGCCGAGGAAGGCGTGAAGGTTGTGACCACAGGAGCCGGGAATCCGGAGAAATATATGGAAATGTGGAAGGCAGCCGGCGTGAAGGTGATCCCGGTGGTCGCTTCTGTAGCCCTTGCAAGAAGGATGGAGCGCTGCGGCGCGGACGCGGTTGTGGCGGAAGGCTGCGAGGCCGGAGGCCATATTGGTGAGAATACCACCATGGTACTGGTTCCCCAGATCGTGGACGCAGTGAATATCCCGGTGATCGCCGCCGGAGGCATTGCGGACGGAAGAGGGATCGCGGCGGCGTTCATGCTGGGCGCCAGCGGGGTTCAGATGGGAACCCATTTCGTAGTGACGGATGAGTCACAGGTACATGAGAATTACAAAGACAGGATCATCAAGGCGAAGGATATTGACTCCCGGGTAACGGGAAGGACCACCGGCCATCCGGTGCGGGCCCTTCGCAATGAGATGACCAGGAAATATCTGGAATTGGAAAATCAGGGTGCAAGCTTTGAAGAACTGGAGCAGCTGACGCTGGGCGGCTTAAGAAGAGCCGTGGTAGACGGAGACGTGAAGAACGGAAGCGTTATGGCGGGACAGATCGCAGGCATGGTCAAGGAGAGAATGTCCTGCAAGGATCTGATCGGGAAGCTGGTCCGGGAGACCGATGAGCTGATAGGAGGAAAGGGATTCTATGAGTAA